In one window of Pirellulales bacterium DNA:
- the cysK gene encoding cysteine synthase A, giving the protein MIGRRQFGAAGMSAFALALMDKRGFAQAGAKRVSVSTEGIHDDMSRCTGNTPLVRLDRIGRGCVAGIAAKVESMNPLGSAKDRIAPAMIDAAERDGKISDGTVIVEPTSGNTGIALAYVCAARGYKLKVTMPESMSIERRQLLKALGAEVILTPAAEGMAGAVRKAEGIVASNKNHFMPQQFNNPANPEIHRKTTAEEIWRDTRGAIDIFVSGVGTGGTITGVGEGIKRHKPGLRVVAVEPAKSPVLTQKRAGQPLRPGKHAIEGIGAGFIPKVLNLDVIDEVVQVTDEDAFETARRLARLEGALCGPSSGAAVWAALKLARQPEHAGKLIVAPLADTGERYLSTGLYSAGG; this is encoded by the coding sequence ATGATAGGACGACGCCAATTCGGGGCCGCCGGCATGTCGGCGTTTGCGCTGGCCCTCATGGACAAGAGGGGTTTTGCACAAGCCGGCGCAAAGCGGGTTTCCGTATCCACCGAAGGGATCCACGACGACATGAGCCGCTGCACCGGCAACACTCCGCTGGTGCGGCTCGACCGCATCGGCCGGGGCTGCGTGGCCGGCATCGCGGCGAAAGTGGAAAGCATGAATCCGCTGGGAAGCGCCAAAGACCGCATCGCCCCCGCCATGATCGACGCCGCCGAGCGGGACGGCAAAATCAGCGACGGAACCGTGATCGTCGAGCCGACGAGTGGCAACACGGGCATTGCACTGGCTTATGTCTGTGCCGCTCGCGGTTACAAGCTGAAGGTGACCATGCCCGAAAGCATGTCGATTGAACGTCGCCAACTGCTCAAAGCGCTGGGCGCCGAAGTCATCCTGACACCGGCCGCCGAAGGGATGGCCGGCGCGGTGCGGAAGGCCGAAGGGATCGTCGCGAGCAACAAAAACCACTTCATGCCGCAACAGTTCAATAATCCGGCCAACCCCGAAATCCATCGAAAAACAACCGCCGAGGAAATCTGGCGCGACACGCGGGGGGCGATCGACATTTTTGTGTCGGGCGTCGGCACGGGTGGCACGATTACCGGTGTCGGCGAGGGCATCAAGAGGCACAAACCGGGGCTGCGCGTGGTGGCCGTCGAGCCGGCAAAGAGTCCAGTCCTCACGCAAAAGCGAGCCGGCCAGCCGCTCAGGCCAGGCAAGCATGCTATTGAAGGCATCGGCGCCGGCTTTATTCCGAAGGTGCTGAATCTCGACGTCATTGACGAGGTCGTCCAAGTCACGGACGAGGACGCTTTTGAAACGGCCCGCCGCCTTGCACGGCTTGAAGGCGCGCTGTGCGGCCCCAGCTCAGGCGCCGCTGTTTGGGCGGCGCTGAAGCTCGCGCGCCAGCCGGAGCACGCCGGCAAGCTGATTGTCGCCCCTTTGGCGGACACGGGGGAACGGTATCTTTCGACGGGTCTCTATTCGGCTGGCGGCTGA